From Brassica oleracea var. oleracea cultivar TO1000 chromosome C3, BOL, whole genome shotgun sequence, a single genomic window includes:
- the LOC106330313 gene encoding cytochrome P450 705A5-like, protein MMATIIIDYQNCFIFIFLCFFSLLCYTLFFRKQKNFPLPPSPPSLPIIGHLDLLLSVLAHRSLQKLSSKYGSILYLRIFSSPIVLVSSASVAYEIFRAHDVNISSRGLPPTEDSLFAGSFSFISAPYGDYWKFMKKVLVTNLLGPQALKRSRRVRADELDRFYDNLFEKAAKKETVEIFAEALKLVNDNICKLIMGRCCSEEEDVVERVKGLAIKLDVSSRNILLANLLPPWLKKLVLSLFKKEVKTISNSFDELLEKILAEHEEKLGEHHQGKDLMDVLLAAYGDENAEYKITRNHIKSFYVDLLFAGITNSALPIQWTLAEIINSPNSLERLRGELDSVVGTTRLIQETDLPNLPYLQAVVKEGLRLHPPEPMFERFSQEGCKVGGFYVPEKTSLMVNAYAVMRDPNYWADPDEFKPERFLDTWQEEERREQALKYIPFGSGRRGCPGENLAHIFIGTAIGVMVQGFEWRFKEEKVNMEEAVAGLSLTMAHPLKCTPVARTLNPLTSRGGF, encoded by the exons ATGATGGCAACAATCATCATCGACTATCAGAACTGCTTCATCTTTATCTTCCTATGCTTCTTCTCACTACTCTGTTACACTCTCTTCTTCAGGAAACAAAAGAACTTTCCTTTGCCTCCGAGTCCTCCTTCTCTGCCCATCATCGGTCATCTTGACCTTCTTCTCTCTGTTCTAGCCCACAGATCCTTACAGAAACTCTCCTCCAAGTATGGATCTATTCTCTATCTCCGCATCTTCAGTTCCCCCATAGTCCTCGTCTCCTCAGCCTCAGTTGCTTATGAGATCTTCAGGGCACACGACGTTAACATCTCCTCTCGCGGTTTACCTCCGACCGAAGATTCTCTTTTCGCTGGATCTTTCAGCTTCATCTCTGCTCCCTACGGCGATTACTGGAAGTTCATGAAGAAGGTTCTTGTCACCAACTTGCTAGGACCTCAGGCTCTCAAGCGGTCACGAAGAGTCCGTGCTGACGAGCTAGATCGGTTTTACGATAACTTGTTCGAGAAGGCAGCGAAGAAGGAGACTGTGGAGATCTTTGCGGAAGCGTTGAAGCTCGTTAACGATAACATCTGCAAGTTGATCATGGGGAGGTGTTGCTCGGAGGAGGAGGATGTGGTGGAGAGAGTCAAGGGATTAGCTATTAAGTTAGATGTCTCGTCGAGGAATATTTTGTTGGCAAACCTGCTGCCCCCATGGTTAAAGAAGCTTGTTCTCTCACTGTTTAAAAAAGAAGTGAAGACTATTTCAAACAGCTTCGATGAGTTGCTCGAAAAGATTCTTGCGGAACACGAAGAGAAGCTAGGAGAGCATCATCAAGGTAAGGACTTGATGGATGTGTTGTTGGCAGCTTATGGAGACGAAAATGCTGAGTATAAGATCACTAGGAACCATATCAAGTCTTTTTATGTG GATCTTTTATTTGCAGGCATTACCAACTCGGCGCTACCAATACAATGGACACTGGCAGAGATTATCAACAGCCCCAATTCTCTTGAGAGACTGAGAGGGGAACTCGATTCCGTGGTAGGGACGACAAGGTTAATTCAAGAAACAGATTTACCAAACCTCCCTTATTTGCAAGCAGTGGTCAAGGAAGGGCTAAGACTGCACCCGCCGGAGCCTATGTTCGAGAGATTCTCCCAGGAAGGGTGTAAGGTAGGAGGGTTCTATGTACCAGAGAAAACATCTCTAATGGTTAATGCTTATGCTGTGATGAGAGATCCAAATTACTGGGCAGATCCTGATGAGTTTAAGCCAGAGAGGTTTCTAGATACATGGCAAGAGGAGGAGAGAAGAGAGCAAGCACTTAAGTACATTCCTTTTGGAAGTGGAAGAAGAGGTTGTCCTGGAGAGAATCTAGCTCATATCTTTATAGGAACTGCAATTGGAGTGATGGTGCAGGGATTTGAATGGAGGTTCAAAGAAGAGAAAGTTAACATGGAAGAGGCTGTTGCAGGACTGAGCTTGACTATGGCTCATCCTCTTAAGTGCACTCCTGTTGCTCGAACTCTAAATCCTCTAACGAGTCGCGGTGGCTTCTAG